Within Bacillota bacterium, the genomic segment GGGTACGCTCAGCCGACCGGCATAGCACTCGGTGATCGGCGCCGCAAGGTACATATACCCCGGACGCTGCTGCCGCCGGTGCTGCACGATGAGCCGGCCCGGGAGGCCTTGTGGAGACTGGGCGCCTTCTTCACCGGGAGATAAGGTATGGGAGTGAGTTCACGCCATAGCATATTGAAGCACTCGAGAGGTATGGGCGCAAGAAGCCTGCTACACTATTCGAATCCCCGTCTGCATGACTTCTCGTGCCATCGGATTCTTTTCCGTGAAATCGGATGGTAGAAACGGGTGCGGCTCAATGCGCATATCTACCTGGCGTCGTAGCTTCATCAAAGTAAAGGTATCCTCTATCATGTCCCCGGTGAAGTCGTCAGCTACGACAGCAATGTCGATATCGCTGTCATTGTCA encodes:
- a CDS encoding nucleotidyltransferase domain-containing protein — encoded protein: MADRQTQDMIKEIGRKYAEVLQRKVNLRGLYVYGSCAKGTYDNDSDIDIAVVADDFTGDMIEDTFTLMKLRRQVDMRIEPHPFLPSDFTEKNPMAREVMQTGIRIV